Part of the Bacteroidota bacterium genome is shown below.
AGATCTGATATGAGATTTTTCACACGCTTACTTCTTCTTGACTTGGGACTTTGCCAATCCTCAAGAACAACTACGGCTGGGTTATACCAGGCTAGCAGTTGAGCAATTGATTCCAAGCATTCTGTACGTCCAGCCGGCCTAATTTGTGTGTGGCCCCAATCAACGAGTTTTGCTGGGCCTTCGAAAACAACAAATCCATATCCATGGCTTGTCGGGTCGATGGCGACGACACGAGAGTCTGTCATAGTACTTAGAAGCTCTATGTGTGGACACGGCCTAATTAGAAAGCTCATCAAGAAGCTCTTTCAAACTCCGAAGCTTATGAAGTGTGGTTGGTGTAGTTTCTTTTTTCGTTATCTGTTTGTGCAGTATTGCAACGCGTTCTTTTACCTGATATTCTATCTCGTGATATACCCCTTCAAACAGGTGTTTGCTCATGGTCTTATAGACCACTTCCAGGGCGAGCACCGTTTTTAGGTTGGGAATTCTTTGCTGACGTTCATAGCGTGATATTTTAGTACCATGTTCACATCCTAGAAGGAAGGCTACTTCTGCTTGGGATAGGCCGCTCCGTTTGCGGAATGTCCGCAAATAATTCGGGAGCTTATTAGACATATTTGGTGGATAATATTGGTAATCGACCTTTTTTGAGATCCAGGTTTCCAATGTTCTACCTTTTTAATAAGACGTTCCAACACAAACTTCATTACGTCAATATCCACACATGCCGAACTTAAGGCGACTTGTCAATCTGGTTTCTCAATGTGTATACGATAGAGGATTAGGTCTGTGAAGCGAAGAAGGTGAATTCTGCCGGATTGGTTTAATCCTGAGTCGAGTATTTTTTAAACAGCCAGGACAGCTTAGGGTATTCTTCTGGCGGGACGATGAATACCCCATTGCTTTTCCGAGTTGTTAACTGTAAGGATTCCCGAATAATCCGGCCAATTCCTCGTGCAGTTAAGGGCTTGTCGTATCCTTCCGTATAACGGTCATTAAACCAACTTGTAATGTCCCTCACTGAGAGCACAACATCCTGCTCTTTCAGATCAGCGATAACCTGAAGTATCTGAGCTTCGATCTGCATTCCTCGATAACCCTCCATATTGCTCTGATACTCGGTGGCAAGCTCAATCAACTCTTGACGGGTTTTTTCATCCTGAATGATAGAGAACAATGGTCTAAGAACTTGGATTAGCCGAGGCTCTAGATCGAGATGTGATAGGTCTGGGAATTCCTGTTTTCGGTAAGATCTGAGTCTGAACATGAGTAGCTGGTTCCTAAGCCTCAGAGCCTCATTTTCATACTCTTCAGTCAGGTTAAGTGGGATGTCTCGCCTTAGATCGCCCGTACCCATCTCCTCAGTAATGCATCTGGTTTCAAGCGCCGGGTCTTCAAAGGCTTTTCGTGTGGCGACGATTTTAGGCCCGTATACGTAGAAAGCATGAGGACTGTATTCACCCCAGGGAGTTACTTCACTTCTGAGTACAGGAAATCCACGAGCATTACCGTTGTTGAGAATTTTTACGATTTCAGCTCTTTCATCACTTAATCTGAAATCTCCTTCATCGAGGATAAGCGTTCCCTGGATTTTATCAAGCATTCGAAAGAGTGGAGATACTGTTGAAGCTCCACTAGCAAACAACGGCTTGTAGCAAATTGAACCAACGATCAGGAGAAATCGCGTTTTACCGCTTCCAGGGTTTCCTTTAAGCCTCAGATACGGAAGCTCGTTAAAACAGTCATATATCCACGTAAGGAGAACGTAATAGCTTGCAAGCTTTTCGAATCGCGGGGATACGTGGACGTACTTGTGAATGAACGCTTGAATACGGGTCACCAGTTCTTCTTGCGTTCCATATTCTATTGGTTCTTCTGCCAACAAGAGCACTTTATGTTGCAGCAGGTTATTCTTAGCCGAATAAGGTTCGATAATGCTCTCTCCATCTGGAAGAGATTCCATAAAATGCCACACCCCGTTCTGCGATATACAAAACTGTGTTTTCTGAGCGCGTTTCTGAAAGACAGTTTCTACGAGGATTTCACC
Proteins encoded:
- a CDS encoding helix-turn-helix transcriptional regulator; its protein translation is METWISKKVDYQYYPPNMSNKLPNYLRTFRKRSGLSQAEVAFLLGCEHGTKISRYERQQRIPNLKTVLALEVVYKTMSKHLFEGVYHEIEYQVKERVAILHKQITKKETTPTTLHKLRSLKELLDELSN